TGAGGGCGGGAACTACTTCTCAACCGGGTGCCGTTGCACAGGTTTATATAACACCCGATGCAAGACATGTCCTTGAAGAAGCACGCAAAGAAGCAAGGCGAATGGGTGATGAGAAGGTAGGAACAGACCATTTACTTCTGGGCATGATACTCGCGCCAAGTTCAATGACTTACAGGTTGCTGTCAAGACAGGGAGTGACTCCAGACAAGGTATATGAAGCTATAAGAGAGCTTCGTACCAGCGGTAAAACTGCAGAAGACGAGAATGTCGATGTGCTTTTCAAATTCACAGAAGATCTCACAAAAATGGCAAAAGATGGAAAGTTATTACCGGTTGTTGGACGGGAAAAAGAGATTTTCAGAACTGTTCAGATTTTGGGAAGAAAATTCAAAAACAACCCTGTCTTGATAGGAGACCCTGGCGTTGGAAAGACGGCTATAGTTGAAGGACTTGCCCAGAAGATAATAAATGGTGATGTTCCGAGTTTTCTCAAAAACAAGAAAATCCTAAAGTTAGATATGGGTAGAATCATAGCCGGCACAAAGTTCAGAGGAGAATTCGAAGAAAGAATGAAGAAATTAATCGACGCCCTCAGAAAAAATGTTGGTCAATACATACTCTTCATAGACGAACTTCACACTGTAGTTGGTGCAGGTGCGGCAGAAGGTGCTGTCGATGCAGCAAATCTTCTTAAACCAGAACTTGCCCGCGGCGAGATGCAAGTTATTGGTGCAACTACTGTAAATGAATATAGAAAATACGTTGAGAAAGATAAAGCACTTGCGCGAAGATTTCAACCGATTCTTGTAGGTGAACCATCGATAGAAGATACTATAGAAATATTACGCGGAATCAAAAAAGAATTCGAAAAGCATCACGAAGTTACAATAACAGACGAAGCTCTGATCGCTGCGGCTCGCTTGAGCGCAAGGTATATCACAGATAGATTCCTACCAGATAAGGCAATAGATTTGATCGATGAAGCAGCATCTGCAATCAGGCTCCAAGGCAATAACAAAATTGTAAATGAAAATGAAATCGCCAAGGTAGTCGAGTTGTGGACTGGCATTCCTGTATCAAGAATGCTCGAATCAGAAAGAGAAAAACTCATGAACCTTGAACAACTATTACATAAAAGAATTATCGACCAAGATGATGCAGTCAAAATGGTTGCACAAACAATCAGAAAAGCAAGAGCCGGATTGAAAGATCCAAAAAGGCCAAATGGTGTATTCTTGTTTCTTGGCCCAACGGGTGTTGGTAAAACAGAGCTTGCAAAGGCTCTCGCAGAAGTCCTTTTTGGAAGTGAAGACGCTCTGATAAGAATCGATATGAGCGAATACACAGAAAAACACACAGTGAGTAGGCTAATCGGTGCTCCTCCAGGATATGTTGGTTACGAAGAAGGAGGTCAACTGACCGAACTGGTTAGAAGAAGACCATACAGCGTTATTTTACTGGATGAGATCGAAAAGGCACACCCAGAAGTGTTCAATGTGTTATTGCAAGTATTTGATGATGGAAGATTAACCGATGGAAAAGGAAACACCGTTGACTTTAAAAACACGATCATAATAATGACAAGTAATATTGCCAGCGAACACATATTAGATGCACTCGAAGATGGTTTGAGTGATCTAACTCAACTCATCGAAGAAGAGATGAGAAAACACTTCAAACCGGAATTCATAAACAGAATCGATGCAGCAATAGTCTTTAAGCCTTTGACAATTGAACACATGAAACAAATAGTAGAACTTCAACTTGAGAAGATCGCTAACCGTATCAAAGAACAAAATAGAAGCGTTGTCTTTACAGCACAAGCTAAGGAATACTTGGCAAAACGGGGTTATATCCCCGCATTGGGTGCAAGACCTTTGAAACGTGTTATAGAAAATGAAGTAGAAGCACCATTGGCAGATAAGATCATCTCTCAGGAATTCAAAGAAGGCTCAACGATAACTATCGATGCAGACGAATATGGAATCATATTTAAAGAGGGGCAATAAAGCCCCTCATATTTTTGCTACTGAATCACGTTCTATAAAATGTGCCTTTAAGACTGTCTTGTTGTTCTTTCCATTGTGCATAATTCTGTCCAGTAACAACGTTGCCGCTATTAGACCCATCTGTTCTGGTTCTTGCGCGACACATGTAATTGGTGGATCAAAGATTTGATTCCAATACGAATCATCAAAGCAAACAATCGATACGTCTTCAGGTACCTTGAGTCTTAGATCCTTTATCGCTTTCATAACTCCGAGCATCATTAAATTATTTCCCACGATCAATGATGTTGGCTTTTCTTTGAAAGAAAAGAGTTTTTTAGCGGCTTCATAGGCACCTTCTTGAGTAGATTTACCATCTAAGATCCATTCCTGCCTTACTTCTATTCCAAGTTCCTTGCACGCCTTAAGGGCGCCATTGAGCCTCATTCTGCCGGTGAAAGACCTTGATCTAAGTGTTATGATACCAACACTTTCATGGCCATTTCTGTGGAGATACTCAACGAGTTCTCTGACACCACCCTCGTTATCCGTTATCACATAACTTGTGTCGATATCAGGTACTATCCTGTCAAAAAATACCAATGGTATATTACTTTCCAAAACTTTTGCGTAGAGAGTTTTGTTTCCACCAGAATCAACAGGTGCTGCCAAGATACCCTCAACTCTTTGACCAATAAGAGTTCTGAGATTTTCTTCCTCATGTTCGGGATCTTCATCGGTTGAACACAAAAGTAAATGATAGCCAACTGGGTTAAAGACCTTTTCCATTCCCCTCACAATCTGAGCAAAGAACGGGTTTGATATATCAGGTATGAGCACACCTATGATTTTGGTTCTACCCTTTTTCAAGCCAGTAGCAGTCATATCAGGTGAATAACCCATTTGCTTTGCAACTTGAAGTATTTTCTGTCGCAACCCGTCACTTACTCCAGGTTTCCCATTCAAAGCCCTTGAAATAGTTGATACGTTAACACCAACAGTCTTTGCAATATCTTTGATTGTAACTTTCAGACAACACACCTCTTTTGCGCAGAATCTATAAAGTTACTTGTTCGATTCTATTGTACAACATCTTCAAAGTCAATCAATCGTAGATATCATCGAATTTCAGTGATTCAAAACAAGTATTTGAGAAAATCTCTCAATTTCTCATTTTTGCGTCGTTTTTCTTTGGTTGACTTTTTCTTTTGTTAGAGATATTCTCTTATTGTGATTTCGCAAACGAATGCGTTTCCATGTACTGAAAGGGGTGTTAATATTGAAAAGAAAAGTCGGTATTCTCACCTTCTCAGATGGCAGAGAATATGTTCACAAAGAACTGGTTCAGATTAACAAAAAATTCGAGGATGATCTTGCAAATGCTCTTGAATCAACAGGTGAAATAGAAGTCATAAGAGCAAACCAGATTGTTTATAAACCATCCATAGCAAAACAACAGGCTATCTTTTTGAGAGACAAAGGCGCCCAGATGACGATCTTCAATTACGCGGTCTGGGCTTTTCCACACTTCAGTGTGATTGCAAGTAAATTTGCCCCATCGCCATTTTTACTCTTTGGAAATATAAACCCCAAATACCCAGGTATGGTTGGAATGCTTGCCGCAGCTGGAGCACTTGATCAAGACGGGACGCAGACTCACAGAGTTTGGGGAGATATAAAACAAGATCGAGTTCTTAAACGAGTTCTCTCTTTTGTTAGAGCCGCTACCACAAAGAATATGCTCAGAGGTCAAAGATACGGTCTTTTTGGTGGAAGATCGATGGGTATGTACACTGCTGTACCAAATGTAGATCTCTGGAACAAACTTTTTGGAATAGACATAGAACACATTGATCAACTCGAAATTATTGAGAAAAGTAAAAAAATCTCAGATAAAGATGCAAAACACGCAAGAGAATGGCTTGAAAAGATGGTAAAAAAGATCCATTACGATGGAAAACAACTCACTCCAGAAAAATTGGAATTACAGATCAAAAGCTATTACGCAGTTAAAAAAATCTGTGAAGAATTCGAGCTTGACTTCACAGGTATAAAAGCTCAGCCAGAGTTGACAGAACATTTTGTGACCATGGATTTGACGGAAGCCTTTATGAACGATCCATACGATTGGGATGGTAAAAAAGAACCAATAGTTTGCGCAACTGAAGCGGATTCAGATGGAGCTTTGACAATGCAGATATTTAAATTAATTTCAAATCAACCAGTTCTGTTCGCAGATGTCCGACATTATGATGCTGGAAACGACTTCTTTGACTTGTGTAACTCTGGAGAACATGCAACGTTTTTTGCAGCAAAATCTTATGATCCTGCCGTGAATCTTGCGAAAGTAGAGCTTTATCCAGAGAGTTTTTACTTTCCAGCTGGCGGAGCCTCTGTTAGACACATTGCAGCACCTGGAGAGGTAACCCTTGGACGACTCACTCGGAAAGATGGCGAATATGTCATGACCGTAATAAAAGGAGAATTCTTAGATTTTGGTGAACAAGAAAATGAAGAAAAGGCAAAAAACACACAAATAGAATGGCCACACGCCTTTGCAAAACTCAAAATCTCAGCAGATGATTTTCTGGCAACATATAGTTCTAATCATATTCATGGAGTGTATGGGGATTATGTGGAGGAACTAAAACATTTTGCAGAATTGGCCAGAATCAAAATCAGAACTTATGTTTGATTTATCCTAAAGGGGGTGAGAAGGGTCTTCCAGGTGTTTAAAACTTTGATGTTCTTAAACGAGCAAAATTATGAAATATGAGACTTAATATCTTGCGCTGCCTAGTTTGAATAATTAACATTTATGAATTCAAAACCTAAGGAGGTGTACGACACTATGAAAAGGATTATCAGTTTGGTTGCCATCTTGAGTATTATTATGATTCCTGTTTTCCTATTTGCAGTAACAACATTAGAGGAAATAGTCAAGAGAGGCAAAATAATTGTAGCTACTGACATGACAGCTGTACCCATGCAATACAGAGACTCTTCTGGTAAACCAACCGGCTTCACAATTGAGTTGATGGAGCTTGCTGCCAAATATATGGGAGTACAGATTGAATGGCAGGACATGGCTTGGGAAAGTTTGATCCCTTCATTGTTGACTAAAAAGGTCGATATGATAGCTGCAAATATGTCTATGACTTTGACTAGATTGAAAACAATAAGGTTTTCTGAACCATTCTTTCTAACTGGTATAAGAGTTTTAGCAAGAAAGGACTCAAAGATGACTTATTGGAAAGATATTGCAGATCCTTCAGTAAAAATAGGTGCAACGATGGGTTCAGTACACGCCGACTATATCGAGAAACAACTTAAGAAAAAACCTTTCCTGTATGAAAACCTAGCAGAATGGCTTAACGATTTGAAAACAGGAAGAATAGACGCTGTTATGGATGACGAGATGCTTTGTATAGAACTTGTGAAAAATAATCCCGAACTCAAAATTCTCGAGGGCTATGTGCGTCCAGATACTTATGGGCTTGCGTTCAGACAAGATCAGGAATCGGATTCCCTGGTAAATTGGTTCAATTGGTTTATCAGATGGGTTAAATTAACTGGTGAATATGGAGAAATTTACAAGAAATATACTGGAATGGATTGGACCCCATCTCCCATAATTGATTGAGACACTCACTGAGGCGGGCCTAATTGCCCGCCTCATTTTCTTTCCAATGGAGGTGTCGCGTGTGGAATCAGTTGTCGAAATAATTAATCTAAATAAATTCTATGGAAAAAATCACGTGCTTAAAAATATCAATTTGCGGGTTGAAAAAGGCGATGTACTTGTTATTTGTGGACCAAGTGGGGCCGGGAAGAGCACTTTATTAAGATGTATAAATAGACTCGAGAATTTTGAAACAGGAACAGTGAGGGTGTTAGGAAGAGATGTTAAGATACACACGAATTTGATGTTCATCCGTAGAAACACGGGCATGGTTTTCCAACATTTCAACCTTTTTCCACATTTGACAGTCCTCGATAACATAATTACTGCACCAATACATGTCAAGAAAGTAGCAAAACACGAAGCTATTGAAAAAGCCAAAATGCTTCTTCAAAGGGTAGGATTGTCTGAAAAGCTAATGTCTTATCCTGACCAACTTTCTGGAGGAGAAAAACAAAGGGTGGCAATTGCAAGAGCTCTCGCAATGGATCCAGAAATCATGATGTTTGATGAACCAACATCGGCTTTAGATCCGGAAATGATAAAAGAAGTTCTCGACGTGATGATAGATTTAGCCAATGGAGGAATGACCATGATAGTAGTTACTCACGAAATGGGTTTCGCGAAACAGGTAAGCAACAAAATAGCGTTCATGGACAAAGGGGAGATTATCGAGTTCAATACCAAAGAATCTTTCTTTAGTAATCCAACGAGTCAAAGAGCGCGAGAATTTTTGAGCAAAATACTCTGATCCCGAATGAAAGGAAGAAGAAAACCATGATCTTTGATTTCAGAACTCTAGTTCAGTATTTACCAGATTTCATGGAAGCTCTTATAGAAACTCTGAAAATAGCAATAATAAGTTGTTTTTTTGCCATATTAATAGGTACGATAGCTGGATTTTTGAGTAACACAAGAAATAAGTTTTTTAGAACGTTGATTGCATTTTATACAGGGCTCATTAGGTCAACGCCATTACTTGTACAACTTTATTTTGTACATTACGGACTTCCTATCTTGAACGTTATGCCTACACGCTTCCAAAGTGCTGTTATAACATTTTCTTTAAACACAGGAGCATATGTTTCGGAAATCATAAGAGGAGGTTTGCAGTCAATAAATATAGGGCAATTCGAAGCTGCATATTCTCTTGGTTTTTCTAGATTCCAAACAATTCGATTGATAATATTTCCACAACTCTTTAGGATAGTTTTACCGCCTTTGATTAGTCAATTCTCTTATCTTATAAAAGATACAAGTTTAGCTGCTGTTTTAACAATTCCTGAGCTTACTTATATGGCAAGAAGAGCTGCTGCAACTACTTACAGACCCTTGGAATCTTTCATCCCACCAATGCTAATGTATTTTGCAATATATCTTGTTCTTAGCCTATCGTCCAACGGTTTAAAAAAGAAGTTATTTGGCAAGAAATGAGCAGGAGATGATCTGATGCAAAGTATACCGCTCATTCAACAAGTATTGCGTTTAGGAAGTGCATTCTTACAAAATTTGATACTCTTACCATTTACTCTGATTATGGGAATAGTCTTTGGATTTATAATTGCTCTTATTCGATACTACAGAATACCTGTATTATCTCAGTTTTCTGCTCTCGCAATTGAGGTTGTCAGAGGTTCACCGTTTTTGCTTTTAGTCTATGCTATTTATTTTGCTTTACCTTATTTTGGTATTGAACTACAAAGTTTTGAGACCGCAATTGTGGTTCTCACGATAACAAGCACTGCTTACTTATCAGAAGTATTCAGGAGCGGTCTTTTGGCAATAGACAAGGGACAGTTTGAAGCTGCAGATGCACTTGGAATGTCATTTTCAGACAAACTCTTTTTAATTATATTACCACAAGTTATTCGGATAACTCTTCCTTCAATAGTGGGACAAATAGTATTGACAATAAAAGATACATCCATAGTTTCTCTGATAGGCATGACAGAGATAGTTAGAACCTCAAGACAAATAATGCAAATAACTCTTGATCCTTTTACTGCCTTTCTTATTGTCGCGGGATATTTTGCGGTTGTTTGTTACCCACTAATATTAGTTTCAAGAAAACTGGAACAGAGAATGTTGGGAGGGAAAAAGAATGAATCAGCAGTTAGGCAGTTCAAAGCTTGAATATTTCAATCCCGATCCATTTTCATTTATCAGAGATTTACGCAAGAAACCATCTAGAAGTGAACTCATAGATCTTTCTATAGGCGCTCCAAATCGTCCAACACCCACTTGGATAATTGAAACAATGAAAACCGCATTGAATGAAACTTCGTACCATACATACCCACCACAAAATGGTTCACCCGAGCTTAGAAAGGCCATATCCGACTGGTACAATAAACGTTTTAATGTTGATTTAGATCCGGAGAAAAATATTTTGATTACAGTTGGCATCAAGGAGATTGTTTTTAACGCACTACAAGCACTGATAAATCAAGGAGATGTTGTCTTATTACCAGATCCAGGTTATCCAACATATTATGATGCTTCAAATTTTGCAGGAGCTAGAATACTAACTTATGATTCGAAAAAAAACTCACAAAAAATGCTTGAGGATATTGTAACGATACTGAATAAAAACAGAGTCAAGATAATAGTCATTAATTTCCCTTCAAACCCTGTTGGAACAGTAGTCAATCTGGAATTCTACAAAAAACTGTCTGCTGTTGCTGAAGATTATTCTTGTATTGTGATCAGCGATATACCTTATTATGAGATAACATTTAACAATTCTATAGCACCAAGCTATTTACAAGGAAACTTATCC
The DNA window shown above is from Thermotoga profunda AZM34c06 and carries:
- a CDS encoding ATP-dependent Clp protease ATP-binding subunit, with amino-acid sequence MLDFKDYTESAQRVLTSVQDILNRFSQNQMSSEHILLAILEDGDNAAVDILRKIGVNIDALKDETSSFVARYGMRAGTTSQPGAVAQVYITPDARHVLEEARKEARRMGDEKVGTDHLLLGMILAPSSMTYRLLSRQGVTPDKVYEAIRELRTSGKTAEDENVDVLFKFTEDLTKMAKDGKLLPVVGREKEIFRTVQILGRKFKNNPVLIGDPGVGKTAIVEGLAQKIINGDVPSFLKNKKILKLDMGRIIAGTKFRGEFEERMKKLIDALRKNVGQYILFIDELHTVVGAGAAEGAVDAANLLKPELARGEMQVIGATTVNEYRKYVEKDKALARRFQPILVGEPSIEDTIEILRGIKKEFEKHHEVTITDEALIAAARLSARYITDRFLPDKAIDLIDEAASAIRLQGNNKIVNENEIAKVVELWTGIPVSRMLESEREKLMNLEQLLHKRIIDQDDAVKMVAQTIRKARAGLKDPKRPNGVFLFLGPTGVGKTELAKALAEVLFGSEDALIRIDMSEYTEKHTVSRLIGAPPGYVGYEEGGQLTELVRRRPYSVILLDEIEKAHPEVFNVLLQVFDDGRLTDGKGNTVDFKNTIIIMTSNIASEHILDALEDGLSDLTQLIEEEMRKHFKPEFINRIDAAIVFKPLTIEHMKQIVELQLEKIANRIKEQNRSVVFTAQAKEYLAKRGYIPALGARPLKRVIENEVEAPLADKIISQEFKEGSTITIDADEYGIIFKEGQ
- a CDS encoding LacI family DNA-binding transcriptional regulator yields the protein MCCLKVTIKDIAKTVGVNVSTISRALNGKPGVSDGLRQKILQVAKQMGYSPDMTATGLKKGRTKIIGVLIPDISNPFFAQIVRGMEKVFNPVGYHLLLCSTDEDPEHEEENLRTLIGQRVEGILAAPVDSGGNKTLYAKVLESNIPLVFFDRIVPDIDTSYVITDNEGGVRELVEYLHRNGHESVGIITLRSRSFTGRMRLNGALKACKELGIEVRQEWILDGKSTQEGAYEAAKKLFSFKEKPTSLIVGNNLMMLGVMKAIKDLRLKVPEDVSIVCFDDSYWNQIFDPPITCVAQEPEQMGLIAATLLLDRIMHNGKNNKTVLKAHFIERDSVAKI
- a CDS encoding L-fucose/L-arabinose isomerase family protein; its protein translation is MLILKRKVGILTFSDGREYVHKELVQINKKFEDDLANALESTGEIEVIRANQIVYKPSIAKQQAIFLRDKGAQMTIFNYAVWAFPHFSVIASKFAPSPFLLFGNINPKYPGMVGMLAAAGALDQDGTQTHRVWGDIKQDRVLKRVLSFVRAATTKNMLRGQRYGLFGGRSMGMYTAVPNVDLWNKLFGIDIEHIDQLEIIEKSKKISDKDAKHAREWLEKMVKKIHYDGKQLTPEKLELQIKSYYAVKKICEEFELDFTGIKAQPELTEHFVTMDLTEAFMNDPYDWDGKKEPIVCATEADSDGALTMQIFKLISNQPVLFADVRHYDAGNDFFDLCNSGEHATFFAAKSYDPAVNLAKVELYPESFYFPAGGASVRHIAAPGEVTLGRLTRKDGEYVMTVIKGEFLDFGEQENEEKAKNTQIEWPHAFAKLKISADDFLATYSSNHIHGVYGDYVEELKHFAELARIKIRTYV
- a CDS encoding ABC transporter substrate-binding protein; its protein translation is MKRIISLVAILSIIMIPVFLFAVTTLEEIVKRGKIIVATDMTAVPMQYRDSSGKPTGFTIELMELAAKYMGVQIEWQDMAWESLIPSLLTKKVDMIAANMSMTLTRLKTIRFSEPFFLTGIRVLARKDSKMTYWKDIADPSVKIGATMGSVHADYIEKQLKKKPFLYENLAEWLNDLKTGRIDAVMDDEMLCIELVKNNPELKILEGYVRPDTYGLAFRQDQESDSLVNWFNWFIRWVKLTGEYGEIYKKYTGMDWTPSPIID
- a CDS encoding amino acid ABC transporter ATP-binding protein; this translates as MEVSRVESVVEIINLNKFYGKNHVLKNINLRVEKGDVLVICGPSGAGKSTLLRCINRLENFETGTVRVLGRDVKIHTNLMFIRRNTGMVFQHFNLFPHLTVLDNIITAPIHVKKVAKHEAIEKAKMLLQRVGLSEKLMSYPDQLSGGEKQRVAIARALAMDPEIMMFDEPTSALDPEMIKEVLDVMIDLANGGMTMIVVTHEMGFAKQVSNKIAFMDKGEIIEFNTKESFFSNPTSQRAREFLSKIL
- a CDS encoding amino acid ABC transporter permease; amino-acid sequence: MEALIETLKIAIISCFFAILIGTIAGFLSNTRNKFFRTLIAFYTGLIRSTPLLVQLYFVHYGLPILNVMPTRFQSAVITFSLNTGAYVSEIIRGGLQSINIGQFEAAYSLGFSRFQTIRLIIFPQLFRIVLPPLISQFSYLIKDTSLAAVLTIPELTYMARRAAATTYRPLESFIPPMLMYFAIYLVLSLSSNGLKKKLFGKK
- a CDS encoding amino acid ABC transporter permease, with translation MQSIPLIQQVLRLGSAFLQNLILLPFTLIMGIVFGFIIALIRYYRIPVLSQFSALAIEVVRGSPFLLLVYAIYFALPYFGIELQSFETAIVVLTITSTAYLSEVFRSGLLAIDKGQFEAADALGMSFSDKLFLIILPQVIRITLPSIVGQIVLTIKDTSIVSLIGMTEIVRTSRQIMQITLDPFTAFLIVAGYFAVVCYPLILVSRKLEQRMLGGKKNESAVRQFKA
- a CDS encoding pyridoxal phosphate-dependent aminotransferase — protein: MNQQLGSSKLEYFNPDPFSFIRDLRKKPSRSELIDLSIGAPNRPTPTWIIETMKTALNETSYHTYPPQNGSPELRKAISDWYNKRFNVDLDPEKNILITVGIKEIVFNALQALINQGDVVLLPDPGYPTYYDASNFAGARILTYDSKKNSQKMLEDIVTILNKNRVKIIVINFPSNPVGTVVNLEFYKKLSAVAEDYSCIVISDIPYYEITFNNSIAPSYLQGNLSLRNAIEYFAFSKTYNMAGWRIGAVVGDEKIIDLLKLFKSKIDSNVFYPIQLAAVSALNNTPQEYYEDLRKEYKLRRDTIVNYLEKSGLNFHMPDGAMYVWVKAPQNETCWSFVEKLYLNTGVLTVPGIAYGPSGKDQIRLGLVQEVDILKEAGERILKYLSK